CTTTGTTTAATCATACTTGCAATCACCCTCAAGAttccagaaataaaaaaagcaaaacttTTAATTAAATTTAGCATCTCTGTTTTTGTCATTTCACAACCTTTACTTACTTTTATTTTTGCAGCATCGAGGCTTTCTATTCCTCTGTCAACTGCCAGATGTGACAACTTGAAGCAAGGACGCCTCCACCAATATCAATTATGTGGCTGTGAGACTGATGAACTGTCTCGCCTGGAAACACATGCCAGCGTCCATACTGgcaagaagccatttcagtgcccttcatgctctctgAGTTTGTCACAACAGGCCCACCTGAAAGAGCACCTGCGCTCCCACATAGGCGAGGAGCCATATCAGtgtccttcatgctctcggagcttctcaggaAAGTTCAACCTTATGAGACACCTGCTCACCACCCACACAGGcaagaagccatatcagtgctcttcatgctctcggagcttctcacaagAGAGACACCTTATGacacacctgcgcacccacacacaggagaagccatttcagtgctcttcatgctctcggagcttctcacaagAGAGACACCTTATGacacacctgcgcacccacacacaggagaagccatttcagtgctcgtcatgctctcggagcttctcagaaaAGGGCAACCTTAAGAAACACCTGCGCgtccacacaggtgagaagccgtatcagtgcccttcatgctcgaagagcttctcacaaaaggtcAGCCTTATGACGCACCTACGCACCCACACAGgggagaagccatttcaatgccctttatgccctcagagcttctcagTAAAGAGCAGCATGAAAtcgcacctgcgcacccacacaggcgagaagccatataaTTGCGCTTCATGCTTTCGGAGTTTCACACGAAAGTACCACCTCAACaaacacctgcgcacccacacagagGAAAAGCGATTTCAGTACCCTTAATGCTCCAGGAACTTCTCAGAAAAGGCCAGCCTTATGAAACACCTGCACACCCACCCACACAGGCGAAAAGCCATACCAGTGGCCCTTCACGCTCTGGGAGCTTTTCACGAAAGAGCCACCTAAAAATCCACTTGTGCACTCACACAGGGGAAAAGCcctatcagtgcccttcatgctcttgGAGCTTCTCAGAAAAGGCCAGCCTTATGAAacacctgcacacccacacagacgagaagccatttcattgcCCTTCATGCTTTCAGAACTTCTTGTTGAAGAGTGCCATGAAGGTACACTAGTGGATTCATACAGGTGACCTGCCATACAGCTGCACCCTCTGCTCCAACTCTTTTACACGGTCTCATCACTTGAGCAGACATAAGAGAGCATAGCATTATGATATTGTAGGGTAGATCAACAAGCATGTCGAACTAGAATCCAAATTACAAATCTACAGACGTGTAGCATCTTGCCTAGTGTTCTTCTGAATCAGATAGCACAAATGTGTCGTTGTGCTCTTAAAGGAGTCCTGGAACACTTTTTTCAGGTTGCCATGTTTGCTCTAGATCTTTTCTCAGCATGTAAGAAAGAATAGAGCAGAATAAATTGAGAAGTGTCCCACACAGCCGTTATAACcgagaaaaaaatgtaaacacaaggtaaaccttgatataatgaagatggtaaaatcagcaatttgctttgttGTGGCTTTTCTTTATTCGAAAAGTAATCCATGTTCAATCTTTTCTCAAACAATACTGTTTGCATACCACTACGAACTATGTATCTTCATTGTAATAATCATTATTACACTACAGATATAATCATCTGTTTTCCAAGCTCTTCGCTTGCCTTTCTTTTATGCCAGTAGTCTCTTTTGGTACATGTGAACTTGTTCTTCTAGGCCATCTCGTGTGTTGCTTCTCTGTTCCGGTTTACGTGGTTCACCCTGGAGATTCTTTTGATCTTACTCTATTCACGCTTGTTtggtttttctttgctttcttttgcaaCTGGGTTCTTTCTTAGAGCAATTGATTGTTCAGTAAGTTAGCTTGCCACTGTTTGTTTCATCAGAGCACTAAATAAATCCCTTTGTTTAATGAGTATTCATTGTCTGTTCTTGGTATTTTAATACTTCAATGACAGTGTGCAATATAGCTATGTTAGTATCTTATTCTATCAGGGGCTGCAAGAGAAGTTGAGTGACAGCAGTTGGAATTTAATTATTAGCACATAAGGCACTTATAACTAATATACACAAGCAATTTAGGTGTTGAGTCGAATGTCAGGTGGCCCATGCCTAATTCATTCCtacattttatttcaagaaatgTATCAGCATTCGTGTAACCACTGGTGAGACATAAATCTGTAGAAATATTTATATAAAATTTACATTTCAAATCGAGCATACAGAGACACTTGCACTGTATCATATGTTTATGTGCAGAAGGCAAGAAATTGGGCCAATCGTGTTTTTTGACATTTGTAAAAATTCTTTACGAATCTCAGTTGTGGCACTCTCTCGTGAGGAATCTCCTCACCATCAAGATTGTTCACAGGGCCTGTTCTTAAGATAAtaaattaataattttttttgttttgattaAGTTAGTGTGAATATTTGATGCTTTGAATGGGTACTTTGTAAACACATATTTTGCAGTGGCCTTTAAACAATTTAAGCATTATGTGTGTAATTCCGTTCACACCCGTGGCCATAGCATAGGCTTAAAATATGATCACGTGATTAATAGAGGGTGTATACATTGCTAAGCAAGCTACACTTTCCTGGCTATACAGGGATTGTTTGCTCTTGCTATGTGTGAGCAAATTCCTGATTTGTTCGTTATGCTCCAATTGTGCTTTTAGTAAACAGTGCTTCATAAAATGCCAGGGAACAACAGGAACTTGTAAATCTTATCAACAGCCGGATGTGCACATTGTTTTATACATATCTTGATAAGAGCTGTTCATTTTTTGAAAACTATTTGAAACATATTCTACATTTGACTTGTTTTGCTTCTGACAGTATTCCATCTGCATTCCATTTAATCTTAAAAATTAATTTTGCACACCACTAGTTTAGATGTATATTGGGAAACAATGTATCGACATATAATAGGTAAACATGCGAGACAATATCTTTCTCTCTGACAAGTTCCACTCCAAAGGATTACCTCCACATTCGCTCAGCCATTTTGGTGACGTGTACTCCTTCATGCTTTGGCACTTTACAGCCGCGTGAAGAGGCACCTGTGCCAACACATGACCATTTCAGTGCAGGTTCTTCTTTCAAAGTTTCTTTAACTTGTGAACCCAAATAGCATTTATCTATCCAAACAGTTCAGCTATGTAGGTTTCTTTGTATTACGTAGGTAATGTCTGAACTGGGAATATACATACGTGTACAGCATGCTGCATGACATTCTTTTGCGCAAGCGTTACAGTACGCTCAGATATGTTTAGCTGCCGAGGTAACTCATAGCATGTTTCAGCATAATGTGACAAACTATTTCATTGTCTTTTAACAATGTAATGAAAGAATTGAAAACATTGATATGACCTGACACATGATACTTACATCAGCATACCAAATTCAAGTAGGGTACCAGTTATGTAGGCACATATTGTGGAATTAAATGTATCATTAATTTACAAGTTCTTTAGTTATATTGCAATATAGTTTAGACAAGGTGAGTTGAAGCTTGCAGAGACACTTTTGGTAATCAGTTTGCCCCTCATATTTCAGTGACCGTGACCATATAATGTTCCTTGATGGTAACGGCTAAATAGTGAAGTATTTGTTTATTTGCTATGCCTACAAAAGACTCCTATGTACACTAAATACTCTTTAGAGATAAGTTGCGCCCGTCTTTCTGTGGCGCGACTCTATCAAGCCACCATTGACTCCTTCCTATGAAGGCCCCTTTTGTGTGGTTTCATgttcagagaaaaccttgaaTATTGACATTCACGGCAGAGACAGTGTCATTCGACTACATAAAACCAGCCTATCTTG
Above is a genomic segment from Dermacentor andersoni chromosome 8, qqDerAnde1_hic_scaffold, whole genome shotgun sequence containing:
- the LOC140219807 gene encoding uncharacterized protein isoform X4 translates to MVLLLKVGLNIYSIVSKLSAHELNQGFTNAMSLAESIPAKMESHTPSKVIGQVEVSMQCSLPLADKSVGCCFKAWSESRSVQTTETLEQLTSTSGFTNAMSLAESVPAKMECHTLSKVVGQVEVSMQCSFPQADKSVGCCFKAWSESRSVQTTETLEQLTSTSASRLSIPLSTARCDNLKQGRLHQYQLCGCETDELSRLETHASVHTGKKPFQCPSCSLSLSQQAHLKEHLRSHIGEEPYQCPSCSRSFSGKFNLMRHLLTTHTGKKPYQCSSCSRSFSQERHLMTHLRTHTQEKPFQCSSCSRSFSQERHLMTHLRTHTQEKPFQCSSCSRSFSEKGNLKKHLRVHTGEKPYQCPSCSKSFSQKVSLMTHLRTHTGEKPFQCPLCPQSFSVKSSMKSHLRTHTGEKPYNCASCFRSFTRKYHLNKHLRTHTEEKRFQYP
- the LOC140219807 gene encoding uncharacterized protein isoform X5, yielding MVLLLKVGLNIYSIVSKLSAHELNQGFTNAMSLAESIPAKMESHTPSKVIGQVEVSMQCSLPLADKSVGCCFKAWSESRSVQTTETLEQLTSTSASRLSIPLSTARCDNLKQGRLHQYQLCGCETDELSRLETHASVHTGKKPFQCPSCSLSLSQQAHLKEHLRSHIGEEPYQCPSCSRSFSGKFNLMRHLLTTHTGKKPYQCSSCSRSFSQERHLMTHLRTHTQEKPFQCSSCSRSFSQERHLMTHLRTHTQEKPFQCSSCSRSFSEKGNLKKHLRVHTGEKPYQCPSCSKSFSQKVSLMTHLRTHTGEKPFQCPLCPQSFSVKSSMKSHLRTHTGEKPYNCASCFRSFTRKYHLNKHLRTHTEEKRFQYP